In one Alnus glutinosa chromosome 12, dhAlnGlut1.1, whole genome shotgun sequence genomic region, the following are encoded:
- the LOC133852590 gene encoding rubisco accumulation factor 1.2, chloroplastic-like, with the protein MIYLQNRLVVAAQVRDSLLQSITDPELASSFDTSGDELLYEIQLLSAQQRAAAACFIVENRLDAKGAQDLTLAMKDFSRRLGNKGWEIFDYALPRDCLSFLYYRQSREHKNPSKQRTAALEQALKAAETEKARSRVLEGTSEGKGGKEWDMDSADWVLVVRLRLGEVAEGSSVVVLLVCRAEEWEQEVLAAPWKCRSEDEFGVVVAEKGYKSAWKPGRSSTGRIPVSICWLARSKPRVDPCDLCKGSGSRGS; encoded by the exons atgaTTTATCTACAGAACCGCCTCGTGGTTGCTGCCCAAGTCCGGGACTCCCTTCTTCAATCCATCACGGACCCAGAACTCGCCTCCTCGTTCGACACTAGCGGCGATGAGTTATTGTACGAAATTCAGCTTCTGAGCGCCCAGCAACGCGCCGCCGCTGCCTGTTTCATCGTTGAGAACAGGCTTGATGCCAAGGGCGCCCAGGATCTCACCCTCGCCATGAAGGATTTTTCTCGCAGGCTTGGGAATAAAGGGTGGGAGATTTTTGATTATGCTCTCCCTAGAGATTGTCTCTCCTTTTTGTATTATAGGCAGAGTAGAGAGCATAAGAACCCGTCAAAGCAGAGGACTGCTGCTCTAGAGCAGGCACTGAAAGCTGCCGAAACTGAGAAAGCGAGAAGCAGGGTGTTGGAAGGGACCAGTGAGGGGAAAGGAGGGAAAGAATGGGATATGGATTCCGCGGATTGGGTTCTGGTGGTGAGGTTGAGGCTTGGAGAGGTGGCGGAGGGGAGTAGCGTGGTAGTATTGCTGGTTTGTAGAGCTGAGGAGTGGGAGCAGGAGGTTTTGGCAGCGCCGTGGAAGTGTAGGAGCGAGGATGAGTTTGGTGTGGTGGTGGCAGAGAAGGGGTATAAAAGTGCCTGGAAGCCTGGAAGAAG TTCAACTGGTCGAATTCCGGTTTCCATTTGCTGGCTTGCCCGTTCCAAGCCTAGAGTTGATCCATGTGACTTGTGCAAAGGCTCTGGGTCACGTGGTTCCTAG
- the LOC133852464 gene encoding protein FAR1-RELATED SEQUENCE 5-like has product MDSSSSRLDTEGQFDGALTHQDDHQNDVGEKVEEPKDLTTFISDEELSDKDDEKVEEPKDLMTFSPDEELSDKEENVVLPVVLKDDEKIEEPKSSMTFSSMEEVCSYYRRYAKQAGFGVAHRTSRKTKGIKSYIMLICTRGGDERATNDVAKPIPTTNRTGCGARICAKLCGDGTWFLSKVELTHNHSLSPGKARFFRSNRKINDAAKRRLELNDRAGIRLSKNFNSLVVESGGFESISFGERDCRNYINKAKELRLGKGGAQALCDYFRRMQKQNSGFYFMIDMDDDCRLRNVFWADARSRAAYDFFGDVITFDTTYLTNSYDMPFAPFVGVNHHGQSILLGAGLISSEDTDTFVWLFKCWLECMNGQAPKAIITDQDRAMKNAIAIVFPGTRHRYCLWHIMKKFPEKFGSHANFDGIKSAINKCLYDSQTCEEYEENWKDLLEKYNLHDNAWLNGLYREKTFWVPAYMKDTFWAGMNTTQRSESMNAFFDGYVHSRTTLKEFVDEYDNALRRMVESETRADFDSFNRTISCISALQIEKQFQVVYTNAKFKEVHDQFVKMMSCNNSHLKSEGAISTFEVIEYVAVGDHLIEKTFLVYFNEDELEVKCTCALFEVRGILCRHSLSVLRTKRVTTLPQRYVLDRWRKDIKREYSKVKSSYDAIGDNPHAQIYDKVRNNFEELLSLASENTEERCMELMKRIDQMKELWRCENQASGIPATVASSSCQKVLSPHKVTCKGRPRTKRKVSVIETVVKKSNVSSKPPRDNNARTKRRKIEASKSTENQGNTSQSPLPSVPSATHDHSTQDSVTSSSTVAHTFSGHHHSILSQVNLSIDPINLLSTMISQHKYQEALTTALQMRDVSIVNWICSQVLTMDPLPLSQEVLVQLLWFLPYCINTNPAVIIAWMTHVFNSIIPTDPAIEMHVRPIFNQVYAALNHISVLPTITDDVRSTIRLLMNGLLPP; this is encoded by the exons ATGGACTCTTCAAGTTCACGATTGGATACCGAGGGTCAATTTGACGGTGCTTTAACCCATCAAGACGACCATCAAAATG atgtgggtgaaaaagttgaagaaccgaaGGATTTAACGACGTTTATTTCAGATGAAGAGTTGAGTGATAAGGATgatgagaaagttgaagaaccaAAGGATTTAATGACTTTTAGTCCAGATGAAGAGTTGAGTgataaggaagaaaatgtggTCTTACCTGTGGTGttaaaggatgatgagaaaATTGAAGAGCCGAAGTCATCAATGACTTTTAGTTCAATGGAAGAAGTTTGCTCTTATTATAGGAGGTATGCTAAGCAAGCTGGGTTTGGTGTAGCTCATAGAACCTCGAGAAAAACGAAGGGTATAAAAAGTTACATAATGCTTATATGTACTCGTGGAGGTGACGAGCGAGCTACAAATGATGTTGCGAAGCCAATTCCAACAACTAATAGAACAGGGTGTGGTGCTAGGATTTGTGCGAAATTATGTGgtgatggaacgtggttttTGAGTAAAGTTGAGCTGACGCATAATCATTCGTTAAGCCCGGGTAAAGcgagattttttagaagcaaTAGAAAAATTAATGATGCTGCAAAAAGAAGACTTGAGCTAAATGATAGAGCAGGAATACGTCTGAGTAAGAATTTCAATTCGTTAGTCGTTGAAAGTGGGGGGTTTGAGAGTATttcttttggagagagagattgtcggaattatattaataaggcaaaagaactCCGTCTTGGTAAAGGGGGTGCCCAAGCACTTTGTGATTACTTCAGAAGAATGCAAAAGCAAAATAGTGGCTTCTACTTTATGATAGATATGGATGATGATTGTAGGTTACGAAACGTTTTTTGGGCGGATGCACGGAGTAGGGCAGCATATGATTTCTTTGGAGATGTTATTACGTTTGACACAACGTATTTGACCAATAGCTATGACATGCCCTTTGCTCCTTTTGTaggagtgaatcatcatggtcaatctATACTTTTGGGGGCAGGACTCATTTCAAGTGAGGATACAGACacatttgtgtggttgtttaaATGTTGGTTGGAGTGCATGAATGGCCAAGCCCCTAAAGCAATTATAACAGACCAGGATAgagctatgaaaaatgcaattgcTATTGTTTTCCCTGGAACTCGACATAGATATTGTCTGTGGCATATTATGAAAAAGTTCCCTGAAAAATTTGGATcacatgctaattttgatgGCATTAAGAGTGCCATAAATAAATGTTTGTATGACTCTCAAACGTGTGAAGAATATGAGGAAAACTGGAAAGATCTACTGGAGAAGTATAACCTTCATGATAATGCATGGTTGAATGGGTTATATAGGGAGAAGACATTTTGGGTGCCGGCATACATGAAAGATACGTTTTGGGCGGGAATGAACACTACACAgcgaagtgaaagtatgaacgCATTTTTTGATGGGTACGTGCACTCACGAACcacattgaaagaatttgttgatgaatatgATAATGCTTTAAGGAGAATGGTCGAGAGTGAGACACGTGCtgattttgattctttcaaTCGCACAATCTCATGTATAAGCGCCTTGCAGATAGAGAAACAGTTTCAAGTTGTCTACACAAATgcgaagttcaaagaagtacatgatcagtttgtgaaaatgatgtcCTGTAATAACTCTCATCTCAAAAGTGAAGGTGCAATTTCCACGTTTGAAGTTATTGAATATGTTGCCGTTGGAGACCACTTAATAGAAAAAACATTTCTTGTTTACTTCAATGAAGATGAATTGGAAGTGAAGTGCACATGTGCATTGTTTGAAGTAAGGGGCATCTTATGTAGGCATTCACTTTCTGTGTTACGGACAAAGAGAGTGACAACTTTGCCACAAAGATATGTTCTTGATAGATGGAGGAAGGATATTAAGCGAGAGTACTCGAAGGTTAAGAGTAGTTATGATGCCATTGGTGATAATCCACATGCCCAAATATATGACAAGGTGAGAAACAATTTTGAGGAATTACTGTCGCTCGCATCAGAAAACACTGAGGAACGTTGCATGGAACTAATGAAAAGAATTGATCAAATGAAGGAGTTGTGGCGTTGCGAAAATCAAGCTTCTGGCATTCCAGCTACTGTTGCATCTTCTAGTTGTCAAAAGGTGCTTAGTCCTCATAAGGTTACTTGTAAAGGGAGGCCaagaacaaagagaaaggtGTCTGTTATAGAAACAGTGGTAAAGAAATCTAATGTATCAAGCAAGCCACCAAGAGACAACAATGCTAGAACGAAGAGACGGAAAATTGAA GCCTCGAAATCAACGGAAAATCAAGGCAACACTAGTCAATCTCCGTTGCCTTCTGTACCTTCTGCAACTCACGATCATAGTACTCAG GATTCCGTCACTTCGTCATCAACAGTTGCTCACACCTTCAGTGGTCACCATCATTCTATTCTTTCTCAg GTGAATTTGTCGATTGACCCCATAAATCTGTTGTCCACAATGATAAGCCAACACAAATACCAAGAGGCTTTAACTACAGCCTTACAAATGCGTGATGTGTCAATTGTGAATTGGATTTGCTCCCAG GTCTTGACTATGGATCCTCTCCCTTTGAGTCAAGAAGTATTGGTTCAATTGTTGTGGTTTTTACCATATTGTATCAATACCAACCCAGCCGTAATAATTGCTTGGATGACACACGTTTTTAATTCCATAATCCCAACTGATCCGGCAATTGAAATGCATGTGCGGCCCATCTTCAATCAAGTTTATGCCGCACTCAACCATATAAGTGTCCTGCCCACAATTACCGATGATGTGCGGTCAACTATACGTCTTCTGATGAATGGTTTACTTCCACCTTGA